One Thalassotalea hakodatensis DNA segment encodes these proteins:
- a CDS encoding NADH:ubiquinone reductase (Na(+)-transporting) subunit D has product MSADNKSVLTKPIVDNNPIALQVLGICSALAVTSSMTNALVMTIAVVIVTGFSNLFISIIRNQIPSSVRIIVQMAIIASLVIVVDQVLKAFSYQLSKELSVYIGLIITNCIVMGRAEAFAMKEKPGVSFLDGIGNGLGYGFILLVVAFFRELFGFGTLFGMEILPLIQNGGWYQANGVLVLPFSSFFIIGFIIWAIRQWKPAQVEKD; this is encoded by the coding sequence ATGTCTGCTGATAACAAAAGTGTTTTAACAAAACCGATTGTAGATAATAACCCGATTGCCTTACAAGTATTAGGGATTTGTTCAGCATTAGCTGTAACAAGTTCAATGACTAATGCCCTAGTAATGACAATTGCGGTAGTTATTGTTACGGGTTTTTCTAACTTGTTTATTTCGATTATTCGAAATCAAATTCCATCAAGTGTGCGTATTATCGTACAAATGGCAATTATTGCGTCGTTGGTAATTGTTGTTGACCAAGTGCTTAAAGCGTTTTCATATCAATTATCGAAAGAGCTATCAGTATATATTGGCTTGATCATTACTAACTGTATTGTTATGGGTAGAGCTGAAGCGTTCGCCATGAAAGAAAAGCCAGGTGTTAGCTTTTTAGATGGTATTGGTAACGGTTTAGGGTATGGCTTTATTCTTCTTGTTGTTGCTTTCTTCCGCGAGTTATTCGGTTTTGGTACCTTGTTTGGAATGGAAATATTACCATTAATTCAAAATGGTGGTTGGTACCAAGCAAACGGTGTATTAGTATTGCCATTTAGCTCATTCTTTATCATTGGTTTTATCATTTGGGCGATTCGCCAATGGAAACCAGCTCAAGTTGAGAAGGACTAA
- a CDS encoding Na(+)-translocating NADH-quinone reductase subunit C, with protein MSAKKETFGKTLGFVIAVCLACAALVSISAVQLKPLQVENKLFDQQTKILQAADILSMTDGTKASIQSTFEQFVDAKMIDLDSGEFIEGNPKLFDERRNARDPEKSSDLEEDIAGINRRSHTAVVYLVSNGAGEIETVVLPIVGSGLWDLMYGYVGLKSDLNTVRNLIYSDHKETPGLGAEVINPKWIAKWPGKKIYDEAGNVAIELVKGGAKASNEHGVDALSGATLTSNGVTRTLQFWFGEKGYKPFITKFRTQEVK; from the coding sequence GTGTCAGCTAAAAAAGAAACATTTGGTAAAACGCTTGGATTTGTTATTGCAGTATGTTTAGCATGTGCTGCATTAGTATCAATTTCAGCGGTTCAATTAAAGCCTCTACAAGTAGAAAATAAACTATTTGATCAACAAACAAAAATTTTGCAAGCAGCAGATATTTTGTCAATGACAGATGGCACAAAAGCGTCAATTCAATCGACCTTTGAGCAATTTGTTGATGCGAAAATGATTGACTTAGACTCAGGTGAGTTTATTGAAGGCAACCCGAAATTATTTGATGAACGTCGTAACGCTCGTGATCCTGAAAAGTCGTCAGATCTTGAAGAAGATATTGCGGGCATTAATCGTCGTTCACACACTGCCGTTGTTTACTTAGTGAGCAATGGTGCAGGTGAAATTGAAACGGTTGTCTTACCTATCGTAGGTTCTGGTTTATGGGACTTAATGTATGGTTATGTTGGCTTAAAGTCAGATTTAAATACGGTAAGAAATCTTATTTATTCAGACCATAAGGAAACTCCTGGCTTAGGGGCAGAAGTTATAAACCCCAAGTGGATTGCTAAATGGCCAGGTAAGAAAATTTACGATGAAGCGGGTAACGTTGCGATAGAACTTGTTAAAGGCGGTGCGAAAGCAAGCAATGAACATGGCGTTGATGCCCTGTCAGGTGCTACGCTAACAAGTAACGGTGTTACACGTACGTTGCAATTTTGGTTTGGTGAAAAAGGTTATAAGCCTTTCATTACTAAATTTCGTACTCAGGAGGTTAAATAA
- a CDS encoding NADH:ubiquinone reductase (Na(+)-transporting) subunit B: protein MGLQKFIEDIEPHFEKGGKHEKWFALYEAVATGLFTPGYVTKGKTHVRDSIDLKRIMITVWLAVFPAMFFGMYNIGFQATEALAAGYALPDSWQVGLFQMLGGELSADAGWFAMMLYGACFFLPIYAVTFAVGGFWEVLFAAVRKHEVNEGFFVSSILFALILPASIPLWQVAIGITFGVVVAKEIFGGTGKNFLNPALAGRAFLFFAYPLEISGDAVWVAVDGFSGATALSAAASGQLSYALDASWWNAFWGYIPGSVGEVSTFCILLGGAYILYKGIASWRIVLGVFLGMVLTSYLFNMIGSDTNPMFAMPWYWHFVLGGFAFGMMFMATDPVSASFTNTGKYAFGALVGIMVVLVRVVNPAFPEGMMLAILFANLFAPLFDYFVVQSNVKRRLARVS, encoded by the coding sequence ATGGGCTTGCAAAAGTTTATTGAAGATATCGAGCCGCATTTTGAAAAAGGCGGCAAACATGAAAAATGGTTCGCTTTATATGAAGCGGTAGCAACAGGTTTATTTACACCTGGTTATGTGACTAAAGGTAAAACGCACGTACGTGATAGCATTGACTTGAAGCGTATTATGATCACAGTGTGGTTAGCGGTGTTTCCTGCCATGTTTTTTGGTATGTACAACATTGGTTTCCAAGCGACTGAAGCATTAGCTGCTGGTTACGCTTTACCTGATTCTTGGCAGGTTGGTTTATTCCAAATGCTAGGTGGTGAACTTTCAGCTGACGCTGGCTGGTTTGCGATGATGCTTTACGGCGCATGTTTTTTCCTTCCTATTTATGCGGTTACCTTTGCGGTAGGTGGTTTTTGGGAAGTATTATTTGCGGCTGTACGTAAGCATGAAGTAAATGAAGGCTTCTTTGTTTCATCTATTTTATTTGCATTGATTCTTCCTGCATCAATTCCATTATGGCAAGTTGCTATCGGCATCACTTTTGGTGTTGTTGTGGCAAAAGAAATCTTCGGTGGTACAGGTAAAAACTTCTTGAACCCTGCTTTAGCGGGTCGTGCGTTTTTATTCTTTGCTTATCCGTTAGAAATTTCTGGTGATGCAGTGTGGGTAGCGGTTGATGGTTTCTCAGGAGCTACAGCGTTAAGTGCTGCTGCTTCAGGCCAACTTAGCTATGCATTAGATGCCAGCTGGTGGAACGCATTTTGGGGTTATATCCCAGGCTCTGTTGGTGAAGTATCTACATTCTGTATTTTACTCGGTGGTGCTTATATCCTCTATAAAGGTATAGCTTCGTGGCGAATTGTCTTGGGTGTATTTTTAGGTATGGTGTTAACGTCTTATCTATTTAATATGATTGGTAGCGATACTAACCCGATGTTTGCTATGCCATGGTATTGGCATTTTGTACTCGGTGGTTTTGCCTTCGGTATGATGTTTATGGCGACAGACCCTGTATCAGCTTCATTTACCAATACTGGTAAGTACGCTTTTGGTGCCTTAGTCGGCATCATGGTAGTGCTTGTACGTGTTGTGAACCCAGCATTCCCAGAAGGTATGATGTTAGCGATATTATTTGCTAATTTATTCGCACCATTATTCGACTATTTTGTCGTTCAATCGAATGTGAAACGGAGGCTTGCACGTGTCAGCTAA
- a CDS encoding Na(+)-translocating NADH-quinone reductase subunit A, with protein MITIKKGLDVPVQGAPQQVIHDGPSIKSVATLGEEYVGMRPTMFVKVGDRVKKGQALFEDKKNAGVKFTAQAAGVVTEINRGEKRVLQSVVITLNEESDSNEQETFAKYAESDLATINREDVVSNLVNSGLWTALRTRPYSKIPAIDSTPKAIFISAMDTNPLAADPEVIINEQSEAFKHGLTVLSRLTEGKVFVSKAPNASIPTTGNEEVNEFSGKHPAGLVGTHIHFLSPVGAESIVWHIGYQDVIAYGKLFTTGEIDATRVVSIAGPEAKNPRLVRTLTGASTEQLIANETNDVELRVISGSVLQGCEAAGVHAYLGRYHTQIAILKEGREKEFMGYMYPGPNKFSVTRAYMSHLFPSKLFNMTTTTNGSPRAMVPIGNYERVMPLDVLPTVLLRDLCAGDTDGAQQLGALELDEEDLALCTFVCPGKTDYGVLLRDCLTTIEKEG; from the coding sequence ATGATTACAATAAAAAAAGGTCTGGATGTTCCTGTTCAAGGTGCTCCCCAGCAAGTAATCCATGATGGTCCGTCCATCAAAAGCGTTGCGACACTCGGTGAAGAGTATGTGGGTATGCGACCAACCATGTTTGTTAAAGTGGGTGATCGTGTTAAAAAAGGTCAAGCGCTTTTTGAAGACAAAAAGAATGCTGGCGTTAAATTCACAGCTCAAGCTGCAGGTGTAGTAACAGAAATCAATCGTGGTGAAAAGCGTGTGTTACAGTCTGTTGTTATCACTCTCAATGAAGAGTCAGATAGTAACGAACAAGAAACATTCGCTAAATATGCTGAATCTGATTTAGCCACCATTAACCGTGAAGATGTTGTTAGCAACTTGGTTAATTCTGGTTTATGGACCGCACTTAGAACGCGTCCATATAGTAAAATTCCAGCGATAGACTCCACCCCAAAAGCTATTTTCATTAGCGCAATGGATACTAATCCGTTAGCTGCAGATCCTGAAGTGATCATTAATGAACAAAGCGAAGCCTTTAAACACGGTTTAACGGTATTAAGCCGTTTAACAGAAGGTAAAGTGTTTGTTTCTAAAGCACCTAATGCAAGTATCCCAACAACAGGTAATGAAGAAGTAAATGAATTTTCAGGTAAACATCCTGCTGGTTTAGTAGGTACCCATATTCATTTCTTGTCACCAGTCGGTGCTGAAAGCATTGTATGGCACATTGGTTACCAAGATGTTATTGCTTACGGTAAATTATTTACTACCGGTGAAATTGATGCAACACGTGTTGTTTCGATTGCTGGTCCAGAAGCAAAGAATCCAAGATTAGTTCGTACACTTACTGGCGCAAGCACAGAACAGCTTATTGCTAATGAAACTAATGATGTTGAATTACGCGTAATTTCTGGTTCTGTATTGCAAGGTTGTGAAGCTGCTGGCGTTCATGCTTATTTGGGGCGTTATCACACACAAATTGCGATATTAAAAGAAGGCCGTGAGAAAGAGTTTATGGGTTACATGTACCCAGGACCGAATAAATTTTCGGTGACTCGAGCTTACATGTCTCATCTTTTTCCAAGTAAATTATTTAACATGACAACAACAACTAATGGTAGCCCACGTGCCATGGTACCTATTGGTAACTATGAGCGTGTGATGCCGTTAGATGTACTCCCTACCGTGTTATTACGTGATTTATGTGCTGGAGATACCGATGGCGCTCAGCAACTTGGTGCTCTAGAGCTAGACGAAGAAGATTTAGCGTTATGTACGTTTGTTTGCCCAGGCAAAACAGACTACGGCGTATTACTTCGTGACTGTCTAACCACAATAGAGAAGGAAGGTTAG
- the fabV gene encoding enoyl-ACP reductase FabV produces MVIKPKIRGFICTNAHPAGCEAHVNEQIAYVKSQPQPENKPKNVLVIGASTGYGLASRITAAFGCGAKTLGIFFEKAPTDRKTASAGWYNTSAFQKAADAAGLWSKNINGDAFSHELKAKAIDVIKEELGQVDLIIYSLASPRRTDPDTGEVYSSTLKPIGQSVTTKNLNTSKRIIDSVSVEQATEEEIQGTVDVMGGADWELWIKALQEADVLAKGFKTTAYTYIGKKLTWPIYGHATIGRAKEDLDRAASAIKASTENISGQAYVTSLNAVVTQASSAIPIMPLYISAMFKVMKSDGTYQGCIEQIQSLFNENLYSNTPRFDEAGRLSQNYKELEDSVQERVQTIWDSVDSDTIDELTDYESYHNEFLKLFGFNVAGVDYEADLSPVTEINNLV; encoded by the coding sequence ATGGTCATCAAACCTAAAATCCGTGGCTTCATCTGTACAAATGCACACCCAGCAGGGTGTGAAGCTCATGTTAATGAACAAATAGCATATGTAAAAAGCCAACCTCAACCGGAAAACAAACCTAAAAATGTGTTAGTGATTGGGGCATCCACCGGTTATGGATTGGCATCTCGTATCACGGCTGCTTTCGGCTGTGGCGCAAAAACCTTAGGTATTTTCTTTGAGAAAGCACCTACAGATAGAAAAACAGCCTCAGCGGGTTGGTATAATACTTCAGCGTTTCAAAAAGCTGCTGATGCAGCAGGATTGTGGTCAAAAAATATTAATGGCGATGCCTTTTCCCATGAGCTGAAAGCGAAAGCGATTGATGTTATCAAAGAAGAACTTGGCCAAGTAGATTTGATCATATACAGCTTAGCTTCTCCACGTCGTACAGATCCTGATACAGGTGAAGTGTATTCCTCTACGTTAAAGCCTATTGGTCAAAGCGTGACTACCAAAAATTTAAATACGTCTAAGCGCATCATTGACTCGGTCAGTGTTGAACAAGCTACCGAAGAAGAAATTCAAGGTACTGTTGATGTTATGGGCGGTGCTGATTGGGAGTTATGGATCAAGGCGTTACAAGAAGCAGACGTTTTAGCAAAGGGCTTTAAAACAACTGCTTACACTTATATAGGTAAAAAATTAACCTGGCCAATTTATGGCCATGCAACAATTGGTCGTGCAAAAGAAGATCTTGATCGCGCAGCAAGTGCGATTAAAGCGTCAACGGAAAATATTTCAGGCCAAGCCTATGTTACCTCATTAAATGCGGTAGTTACGCAAGCAAGTTCTGCGATACCAATTATGCCACTTTATATTTCAGCAATGTTTAAAGTGATGAAAAGCGATGGTACCTATCAAGGCTGTATTGAACAAATTCAATCATTATTTAATGAAAACTTATATAGTAATACACCGCGTTTTGATGAAGCTGGTCGCTTAAGCCAAAATTATAAAGAGCTTGAAGATAGCGTACAAGAACGTGTTCAAACGATTTGGGATTCTGTTGACAGCGATACCATTGATGAACTTACGGATTATGAAAGCTACCATAATGAGTTTTTAAAGTTATTTGGTTTTAATGTTGCTGGTGTTGACTATGAAGCGGACCTTAGTCCAGTGACAGAGATAAATAATTTAGTGTAA
- a CDS encoding TRAP transporter substrate-binding protein: MTINMIKKWLVGCLAFAALVGCNSEQKQDTNANAQPQKQYQWKLVTSWPKNFPGLGLGPETFAKYVNEMSAGRLTVKVYGAGELVPGFEVFDAVSQGTAEMGHSGAYYWKGKMSAAPIFSAIPFGMTATEFNAWLHFGGGLEMWQALYKPFGVVPMAGGNSGAQFAGWFKKEINSVEDLKGLKMRIPGLGGEVLKRAGAIPVNLTGGEIFSSLQSGAIDASEWVGPYNDLAFGFHQAAEYYYSSVWHETGTNLEFLVNEKALNSLPEDLQKIVEVAARAVNQNMLDEYNARNNNALQTLINKHNVQVKQFPADVMLALKSYTKEVIEEKANADETFAKVWASYSEFLANARQYNDLTMKAYYENR, encoded by the coding sequence ATGACAATAAACATGATTAAAAAGTGGCTTGTAGGATGTTTAGCATTCGCAGCCTTAGTGGGTTGTAACAGCGAACAAAAGCAAGATACCAATGCGAATGCACAACCGCAAAAGCAATATCAATGGAAATTGGTAACTTCTTGGCCGAAAAACTTTCCCGGTTTAGGATTAGGCCCTGAAACATTTGCTAAGTATGTCAATGAAATGAGTGCAGGTCGATTGACGGTAAAAGTGTATGGTGCTGGAGAGCTTGTACCTGGTTTTGAAGTCTTTGATGCGGTTTCTCAAGGTACAGCCGAAATGGGGCACAGTGGTGCATATTATTGGAAAGGTAAAATGTCAGCGGCACCTATTTTTAGTGCTATCCCCTTTGGTATGACCGCCACAGAGTTTAATGCTTGGCTACACTTTGGTGGTGGCCTTGAAATGTGGCAAGCATTATACAAACCATTCGGTGTAGTACCTATGGCGGGTGGAAATTCAGGGGCGCAATTTGCGGGTTGGTTTAAAAAAGAAATCAACAGCGTTGAAGATCTTAAAGGCTTAAAAATGCGTATCCCTGGTCTAGGTGGCGAAGTTTTAAAACGCGCAGGTGCTATTCCTGTTAATTTGACGGGTGGCGAAATATTTTCTTCTTTACAAAGTGGTGCGATTGATGCGTCAGAATGGGTTGGCCCATATAACGATTTAGCGTTTGGTTTTCACCAAGCGGCGGAGTATTACTATTCATCTGTATGGCATGAAACGGGCACAAATTTAGAGTTTTTAGTCAATGAAAAGGCGCTAAACTCATTACCAGAGGACCTACAGAAAATTGTTGAAGTCGCCGCACGTGCCGTCAATCAAAACATGCTTGATGAATACAACGCCCGTAATAATAATGCGTTACAAACACTCATTAATAAACATAATGTGCAAGTAAAACAATTTCCTGCTGATGTTATGTTAGCGTTAAAAAGTTACACCAAAGAAGTGATCGAAGAAAAAGCCAATGCTGATGAAACATTTGCAAAGGTATGGGCGTCGTATAGTGAGTTTTTAGCCAATGCGCGCCAATATAACGATTTAACAATGAAAGCCTATTATGAAAATCGTTAA